In the Longimicrobium sp. genome, CAGCCCCAGTCCGCTCCCCGGCTCGCGCTTGGCCTTGTTCCCCGCCGCGATCTGCAGGAACTCCTCGAACACCGCCTCCTCGCTCCCGGGCGGGAGCCCCGGCCCCGTGTCGGCCACCTCGATCCAGCTGCGGGCGCCGTCCACCCCCGCCGCCACCGCCACCCGCCCGCGCTCGGTGAACTTCACCGCGTTGGAGAGGAGGTTCACCAGCACCTGCCGCACCCGCGAGGGGTCCACCTCCAGCACCGTCGCCCGCTCGGCGTCCAGGTCCAGGCGCAGCTCGAGCCCCTTGGCGCGCGCCTGCGGCTCCACCGCCGGGAGCGCCTCGTCCACCAGTTCCCCCAGCGCCACCCGCTCGCGGTGGAACTCCATCCGCCCCGCGTCCAGCTTGGCGATGTCGAGGATGTCGTTGACCAGCTCCGCGAGGTGGCTGGAGACCTGGCTGATGCGCTCCACCATCTCCTGCTGGCGCGTGTCCAGGTCGCCGATGATCCCGTCCTGCAGGAGCTCGCTGTACCCCACGATGGCCGTGATCGGCGTGCGCAGGTCGTGGCTCATGGCCGAGAAGAAGCGCTCGCGGCGCACCGCCGCCTGCCGCAGCGCGTCGTGGCGAGCCACGCTCCTGAACGCGGCCGCCGCCTGCTCGCCCACCGCCCGGGCCAGGCGCACCACCGGCTCCGGCAGCGACCGGCGGCCGTGCCATCCCACCAGCAGCGCCCCCCACGGGCCGCCGCCCTCCTGCGGCAGGGGCAGCACCAGCGCCGCCCCGGTCCCGAACGCCGCCGGGAGCACCTGCTCCTCGCGCAGCAGCCCGCCCTCCGCCGCGCCCGCCGCCAGCGGCTCGCCCGAGCGGCGCACCCGCTCCAGCAGCTCCATCAGCCGGGCGCGCGCCTCGCGCGGCGGCGACTGCTCCGCGCACCAGTCGCGCACCTCCTCCAGCAGCGGCACGCTCACCGCCGCGAAGTCGGCCCCCAGCAGCTCCGGCAGCAGCGCGCAGACGATCCGGAACACCTCATCGGCGTCGGTGGTGTCGAGCGCCGCCACCGCCATCCGCCGGAGCGCCTCCAGCTCGCGCGCGCCGAAGCCCGGCTCCGCGGCCTCTTCGGCCTGGGCGCCGGCGGCGTGCGTGAAGGTGGGGGCGTCGTTCTCCATCGCCAGGACGAAGGTGAGCGGCGGCCGCGCGGCAGCCCTGCGCCAGGGGTCCCGCCGTACCCGGCCGCCGCGGCGGCGGTTCCCGTGGGCGGGGGCGGGTGCCGCGCGCGGGGCGGGAGCGTATCTTCCCCGCCCCCGGCCGCGCCGCGGCCCCCGATCCGCCCCAGCGAACCGCCAGCAATGAGCCTTCCACCGCTGCGCCTGAGAAAGGACGAGGACCGCAGGCTGCGTGCCGGGCACCTGTGGGTGTTCAGCAACGAGGTCGACGTCGAGCGGACCCCGCTCACCGCCTTCGCCCCCGGCGATCCCGTCGAGGTGCAGGACGCCCGCGGCGCCCCGCTCGGCATGGGCTACGTGAACCCCCGCTCGCTGATCGCCGCGCGCTTGGTGAGCCGCGACCGCGACGCCCGCCTGGACCGCGCCCTGCTCAGGCGCCGCCTGGCCCGGGCGCTGGCGCTGCGCGACCGGCTCTTCCCCCGCCCCTTCTACCGCCTGGCCTTCGGCGAGAGCGACGGGGTCCCGGGGCTGGTGGTGGACCGCTTCGGCGACGTGCTGGTGGCGCAGGTCACCACCGCCGGCGTCGAGCGGGCGAAGGACGAGGTGGTCGCGGCGCTCCGCGACCTCCTCGCCCCGGCCGGCGTCCTCTTCCGCAACGACGCGCCGGGACGGGCGCTGGAGGGGCTGGAGGAGTACGTCGAGACCGCCTGGGGCGAAGTCCCCGAGCTGGTGCCGCTGGAGGAGAACGGCGTGCGCTTCGAGGCCCCCATGGCCGGGCAGAAGACCGGGTGGTTCTACGACCACCGGATAAACCGCGCCCGCATGGCCGCCTACGTGCGGGACGCGCGCGTGCTCGACGTCTTCAGCTACGTGGGCGGGTGGGGGGTGCAGGCCGCGGCCGCCGGCGCGGCGGAAGTGGTGTGCGTCGACGCCTCGGCCCCCGCGCTGGAGCAGGCCCGCAGGAACGCCGCGCTGAACGGCGTGGAAGACCGCGTGTCGGAGCGCCGCGGCGACGCCTTCGACGTGCTGCGCGCACTCGCCGCCGAGGGCGAGAAGTTCGACGTGGTGGTGCTGGACCCGCCCGCCTTCGTCAAGCGCAAGAAGGACCTCAAGGCGGGCGAGGAGGCGTACCGGCGGGTGAACGCCCTGGCGATGGAGGTGCTGCGGCAGGACGGGATCCTGGTGTCGGCCTCGTGCAGCTACCACCTGCCGCGCGAGTCGCTGCAGGACGCCATGCTGCGCGCCGCCCGCCGCCAGGGCCGCTCGCTGCAGATCCTGGAGCAGGGCCACCAGGGCCCCGACCACCCCGTCCACCCCGCCATCCCCGAGACGGCGTACCTGAAGGCGTTCGTGGGGAGGGTGGGGTGAACTGCGAGTGCCCAGTGCCCAGTGCGGAAAGTGCGAAGTCCCGGGTATCGAGCCAATGCCTCGACACCCGGGACTTCCCGCCTTCGATCTCCGGATTCAGCGCTTCGAACTCCTGGGCACTGGGCCCTGGGCACTGGGCACCGCCGTCAATTCACCTGCACCGTCGTCTCGACCAGGACCACGGGACTGGCGCCGGTGGCGTCGACCACGCGGACGGTGTAGGTGCCCAGCTTCATCGACGAGAAGACGCCCAGGTAGGCGTGATGGCGCGTGCGCGCGTCGGTGCAGGGGTTCTGGGCCACGCGGTCGATGATCATCTCCAGCGTGTTGCCGTTCTTGTTGCCGTCCAGGCGCACCACGTCGTTCCAGCACGGCGTGGTGGTGCCCCCGTTGATGGCCAGCACGCCCGAGGCGATGTTCTCCACCAGCAGCGTGGGAGGCGTGGCCGGCGCTTCGTTCAGGTTCAGCACCTGCCCCTGGAAGCGGAAGCTGCTGTCGCTGATGCCGGTGCACGCCGCGAGCGAGAGGGCGAGCACGGCGGCGAGGTACTTCTTCATCGGGCTCTCCGGCCGGAGGGTTCGAAGCGCTGCGGTGCAAATACGCGGCCGGAGCGCGGGGTGTCAAGCGTGGGGGTCGACCGTCTAGAACGCGCGGACGTGGACTTTTGACACAGCCGGGCCGCGCCCCCGCGGGGAGCGCGGCCCGTCGGCTTCCATGGTCCACCCGCGTCAGCGGGAGATGCCGACCGAGACGCCCAGGTGGAAGGTGAGCAGGTCGGTCTGGCTGCGCACCGGGCGCAGCGTGATGCTGCCGTCCGGGTTGTCGATGATGTCGCCCTCGCGCAGGTACTCGGCCTCGCCGTTGCGCCGGTACGTCACCCCGGCGTCGATGGAGATCGGCGAGCGGCCGCGGCGCACGGGCACGTACAGCCCCGCCCCGCCGCCGTACGCGAACGAGCCGTCGTCGAAGTTGGTGGTGTTCGCGAAGTCCTCGCTGTCGTTGATGCCGCTCAGCGACGACGAGGTGAAGATGTAGGAGAAGCCCACGAAGCCGTTCACGTACGGGCGCAGCACCCCGGTCGGGGCCCCGATCTGCGGCCCGATCCCCACGAAGGCGATGTTGTTGTCGGTGGTGAGGTCCACCAGGATGCGGCCGCCCACCGTGGGGCTCAGGAGCACCTGCTGGCGCTCGTGGCCGTAGTTGAGGATGCTGGCGTCCACCCGCACCGCCACCAGCCCCTCGCGGTCGAGCCGGTGGATGTAGTGGATGCCGCCGCCCCACCCCTGGTCCACGAAGTCGGCGAACTCGCCCTGCGGCCGCGCGAAGAAGAGGCTGCCGCCGAAGTAGCCGCCGGTGGGGTGGCTCACCGGCTCGTAGATGTCGTCCTGCGCGCGCGCCGGGGCGGCGGCCAGGAGCAGCGCGGCGCCGAGAAGGATGCTGCGGGAGCGCATACCGGCCTCTCAAAGGTGGGGGTGTGTCGCCTGTCGCCCTCCCGGAACGGGAGCGGCCCTGCCGAAGCGGCGCGGGGCGGTGTGGCAACGCGGGTGCCCCGCGGGTGGACGGCGTGTATCAATTTATCACGATTCGACTTGCACCCGAAGCGGCCCAGGCGCGCGTCGGCGCGGATGACCTCCGGAGGGGACGGTGCGCGTCTGTTTCGCCCGGGAACCGCGTGGCGCGCGGAGCGGGTTCGGGTAGATTGGACGGAGGCGGCCCGCAGGACCGGCCGCCCGGCACACGAACGAAAGCGAACGGGAAGACATGGCGGTCGAGATCACCGGCATCTACACGGGCGGCCTGAAGATGGAGCTCACGCATGGGCCCTCGGGCACCACGCTGAGCACGGCCGCCCCGCGCGACAACCAGGGCGACGGCAGCTCGTTCTCGCCCACCGACCTCCTGGCGGCGTCGCTGGGCTCGTGCATGGTCACCACCATGGCGATCGTCGCCCGGCGCGAGGGGATCCCCTTCGAGGGCGCCAGCTTCGCGCTCCAGAAGCACATGCGCGCCGACCCGCGCCGCGTGGAGGCCGTCCCGGTGACGCTCAGGCTCCCCGCCTCGCTCACCCCCGAGCAGCGCGCGAAGCTGGAGCACGCGGCGCTCAACTGCCCCGTGCACCGCAGCCTGCTCCCGGAGATCCGCAAGGACGTGGAGTTCGTGTACGAATAGGGGACAGGGGACAGCAGGCACGGCTGTTCGTGTCGAATGGATGTGGAGGCTGACGTGAGCGATTTGCCTGTGGCGTGCACGCTTCCCGAGGGCGAGCTGGCCGCGCGCGCCGATTTCTTCGGCGAGATCGCCGGGCGCGCGCTGGAGCGGCGGGAGCTGGAGGACGGATACGCGCTCCGCTTCGCGCCCGAGCCGGGGCTGGTGCCGGAGCTGGCCGGCCTGATCGAGCAGGAGCGGGTCTGCTGCGCCTTCCTGCG is a window encoding:
- a CDS encoding class I SAM-dependent rRNA methyltransferase → MSLPPLRLRKDEDRRLRAGHLWVFSNEVDVERTPLTAFAPGDPVEVQDARGAPLGMGYVNPRSLIAARLVSRDRDARLDRALLRRRLARALALRDRLFPRPFYRLAFGESDGVPGLVVDRFGDVLVAQVTTAGVERAKDEVVAALRDLLAPAGVLFRNDAPGRALEGLEEYVETAWGEVPELVPLEENGVRFEAPMAGQKTGWFYDHRINRARMAAYVRDARVLDVFSYVGGWGVQAAAAGAAEVVCVDASAPALEQARRNAALNGVEDRVSERRGDAFDVLRALAAEGEKFDVVVLDPPAFVKRKKDLKAGEEAYRRVNALAMEVLRQDGILVSASCSYHLPRESLQDAMLRAARRQGRSLQILEQGHQGPDHPVHPAIPETAYLKAFVGRVG
- a CDS encoding GAF domain-containing sensor histidine kinase yields the protein MENDAPTFTHAAGAQAEEAAEPGFGARELEALRRMAVAALDTTDADEVFRIVCALLPELLGADFAAVSVPLLEEVRDWCAEQSPPREARARLMELLERVRRSGEPLAAGAAEGGLLREEQVLPAAFGTGAALVLPLPQEGGGPWGALLVGWHGRRSLPEPVVRLARAVGEQAAAAFRSVARHDALRQAAVRRERFFSAMSHDLRTPITAIVGYSELLQDGIIGDLDTRQQEMVERISQVSSHLAELVNDILDIAKLDAGRMEFHRERVALGELVDEALPAVEPQARAKGLELRLDLDAERATVLEVDPSRVRQVLVNLLSNAVKFTERGRVAVAAGVDGARSWIEVADTGPGLPPGSEEAVFEEFLQIAAGNKAKREPGSGLGLAISRRLARAMGGDLTARNAEGGGAVFTLYLPLAREEAAD
- a CDS encoding OsmC family protein, which gives rise to MAVEITGIYTGGLKMELTHGPSGTTLSTAAPRDNQGDGSSFSPTDLLAASLGSCMVTTMAIVARREGIPFEGASFALQKHMRADPRRVEAVPVTLRLPASLTPEQRAKLEHAALNCPVHRSLLPEIRKDVEFVYE